TTTTGCGTACGTTCGATCAGGGCTGGGTTGGATGGCGCGTAGTTGTTCGAGCCAGAGCCTGACGCATTATTATCAATAGAAGAAATGCGTCCCCAGAAGTACTTCGGATCGGTGAAGGTCTGCCCAATCAGCTCGGAGCCAACCACCTTGCCGCTCGCATCGGTGATGAGACTACCACTTGCTTGCGCAGGCATGATAACCTGTGCAACCCCTGTCATCGCCAGCGGGTAGGCAATACCGCAAATCAGCAGCAAAACGAGGCTGAGACGCAAATTTTTCAATATCATATCGGTTCACCTGAGCTTTCTTTTTTCAATATAAGTTACACCAGATTCAATCCGACCAAAATCAAGTCAATCAGCTTGATGCCCACGAACGGAACGATAATTCCTCCCAAGCCATAGATCACCAGGTTGCGGCTAAGCAACTTTGTCGCGCTCATTGGCGTGTATTTCACACCTTTCATCGCCAGCGGAATCAGGATCGGGATGATGATCGCATTGAAGATCAACGCGGACAAAATCGCACTTTGCGGTGTAGCCAGGCCCATAATGTTGAGGGCACTCATTTGTGGGATCGCCAGCATGAACATCGCAGGAATGATCGCGAAGTATTTCGCTACGTCATTGGCGATACTGAACGTCGTCAATGCACCGCGTGTCATCAAAAGCTGTTTGCCAATCGCCACGACCTCGATGATTTTGGTCGGGTCAGAATCCAGATCGACCATGTTCGCTGCTTCCTTCGCCGCTACTGTACCCGTATTCATCGCCAAACCAACATCGGCTTGTGCGAGAGCTGGCGCGTCATTCGTACCGTCACCTGTCATAGCGACCAGCTTGCCTGCCGCTTGTTCTTTGCGGATCAGCGCAATCTTGTCTTCCGGCTTGGCTTCGGCTACGAAATCGTCCACACCAGCTTCGCGGGCAATCGTCGCTGCTGTCAGCGGGTTATCCCCCGTGCACATGACCGTACGAATTCCCATGCGGCGCAGCTCTTCAAAGCGTTCGCGCATCCCTGGCTTTACGGTATCTTTCAAATAAATCAAACCGAGAATCGTATTACCTTCTACTACAGCCAATGGCGTGCCGCCAGCCGTTGCAATCCGGTTTGCTTTTTCATCCAAATCAGCAGGGATGTTGCCCCCTTGCTCTGCCACGTATTTTTTGATGGCGTCGACGGCTCCTTTGCGAATGAGGACGCCGCTTGCCAGATTCGTCCCGCTCATTCTTGTTTCAGCGCGGAACTCCACGCCTTCGGAGCCGGGCAATTCCAGTTCAGCAGGTGCCAGACCTTGTTTTTTCGCCAGCTCTACAACAGAGCGTCCTTCCGGTGTTTCGTCATGGACCGAGCTTTGTGCAGCTACTCGGTTCAATTCCGTGCTTTTGCTGTTGCCTACGGTGACAAACTCGGCAGCCATCCGGTTACCATGCGTGATCGTTCCCGTTTTATCCAAAATAATCGTGTTGATGTCACCGGATGCCTCGACGGCTTTACCAGACATGGCGATGACGTTAAACTGTGTGACCCGGTCCATACCCGCAATCCCAATCGCTGACAAGAGTCCGCCAATCGTTGTTGGAATCAAGCAAACGAGCAAAGCAATCAGTGTCGCAACCGGAATGGCTGCATTTACATAGTTCGCAATCGGCTGCAAGGTCGTGCAGACGATCAGGAAAATCAACGTCAAGCTGACCAATAGCGTATTCAGCGCGATTTCATTCGGGGTCTTCTGTCTTTTCGCGCCTTCTACCAACGAAATCATGCGATCCAAAAACGATTCGCCGGGATCCGTCGTCACGCGGACACGGATGCGGTCACTGACTACGCGTGTACCTCCTGTGACAGAGCTGAAATCGCCACCTGCTTCTTTAATGACCGGAGCAGATTCACCTGTAATTGCTGATTCGTCCACAGAGGCGACACCCTCGACGATTTCCCCGTCGGATGGAATCAACTCGCCAGCTTCTACTATGACCAGATCGCCTTTTCGCAGTTCTGTGGAGCTGACGACTTGAATGCGACCATCTTTCCCCACTTTTTTGGCTTGTGTGTCCTGCTTCGTTTTTTTCAAGCTCTCTGCCTGTGCTTTGCCGCGACCTTCTGCCAAGGCTTCTGCGAAGTTGGCGAACAAAATCGTCACGAACAGGATAAAGCTGACGACACCGTTGTAAAACGGGTCCGAAGCTCCCCCAAACAAATTGGGTACAAACGTCAGGAGAAGCGTAATGAAGAACCCGATCTCTACCACGAACATGACTGGATTTTTCATCATTACACGCGGGTCCAGTTTTTTGAAAGACTCGACAAAGGCCCGCTGGTACAAATCTTTAGGAAGCGCAACCGTGCGCGTTCTACTCATGGAAAATTACTCCTTTGCCTCTAGTATTCATTTTTCATTCGTTGTTCAAAAAGTCTGCTTTTGAACTTCCTCTTTTAACGGATCGTTAGCCACTCGGCGATTGGGCCGAGCGCAAGCACAGGCAGGAATGTCAGTGCGCCTACGATCACCACAGTCGCAATCAAAATCACCGTGAATACACTATTGTCTGTGCGCAGTGTACCCATTGTTTCCGGTACTGGCGTTTTTGCGAGCAAGGAGCCTGCTACCGCCAGCATCGTAATGATCGAGACGTATCGACCGAACAGCATGACGAGTCCGGTAGAAATGTTCCAGAATGGCGTGTTGTCACCCAATCCTTCAAAACCAGAACCGTTGTTGGCTGCCGAAGAAGTGTACTCGTACAGCACTTGTGAAATACCGTGGAAACCTGGGTTCGACACTGCAGATGAACCCATTTCTGTCGCTAATGCAATAGCGGTTGGTGCCAAAATAATCAGGGGATGAACGAGAATCGCGATGGCAATCAGCTTCATCTCTTTTCCTTCGATCTTGCGGCCGAGGAATTCAGGCGTACGCCCTACCATCAAGCCCGCCAAGAATACAGCCAAAATCGCATACATCAAAATGTTAATCGTTCCGACACCATCTCCGCCGAATACGCAGTTGAGCATCATTTCACCGAGCGGAACTAAGCCGCCAAGTGGTGTCAATGTATCGTGCATGTTGTTCACCGTTCCTGTCGTTGCCGCTGTTGTCACGGCAGTGAACAAGGCGCTTTGTGCGATACCAAAACGGACTTCTTTTCCTTCCATGCTGCCCATTTGTTGTGACAGGCCAGCCCGCTCCAGCGCCGGGTTGCCGCTTACTTCATTGGCATACGCCGTGATGAGGAACGCCAGGAACATCACGAACATCGCTCCAAAAATAACCCAACCTTGCTTGCGGCTCTTCGCCATGAAACCGAATGCGAATGGCAGTGCCGCTGGGATCAAGAACATCGACAAAATTTCGATCACGTTTGTTAGCGGTGTTGGGTTTTCAAATGGATGCGCGGAGTTTACCCCGAAGAATCCGCCTCCGTTTGTTCCCAAATGCTTAATCGATACGAGTGAAGCAACCGGACCGCGAGCGATTTGTTGCTCCGTTCCGCTAATGGTTGTCGCTGTTGCCGTCGGCTCCATCGTCTGCGGCACGCCTTGGGATACCAAGAGCAGTGTCACGACAATCGCCAGTGGAATCAATACACGTGTATGTGCACGCACCAGGTCAACGTAATAGTTACCGATGCTGCGTTGTCCAGTCAGCCCTCGCATAAAAGCCATCACGACCGCGATCCCTGTCGCTGGCGTGGTAAACATCAGGTAAATAATGACCAGCATCTGCGATAGATACGACAATCCGCTCTCGCCGCTGTAATGCTGAAGATTCGTATTCGTCAAAAAGCTGACAGCCGTGTTAAAGGAAAGCAACGGCTCCATCGCCGCGATTCCACTTGGGTTTCCAGGCAGCATCCCTTGCAAACGAAGCAAGAGATATGCAATAGCTACCATTGAAATGTTGCTGACCAGAACAGCCATTGCGTACTGCTTCCAGGTCATATCTGCTACACGAATGCCAGACAGCTTGTATATCGCTTTTTCCAACCCGCCAAAAACACGGTCCAATCGGGTCGTCTCCAGCGAAAAGGAGCGTGCCAAATATTTTCCCATTGGTATGGCGAGCACGAAAAGCACCACCAAAACCAACGCTATTTGTATAAAGTCCACGACAGTTCCTCCTACTCCCTCTAAAAAATGGTTCCAAATAAACGAATGATTCGGGTAACCCCTAGTATTTTTCCGGGTAAATCAATGCGTGGCACAGGTACATCGCAAGCCCTGCCACAATCAGCAGCAACCAGATCATTTCTCTTTCCCTCCCTGTTCTCTTACCACGGCGTCACAAAACTTGATGAGTGCAAAAAATACACCGAATGAAAGCGCCAAGAGCAGTATGGAAACCACGTCCATGCAATGTCCCTCCTTTTTTGCCGTACTAACTATTCCGTGAAGTCTGGCCGACTCGTCTCTCTCGCTTCCCCTGTACAGGCCTTCTTTTTTGAAAAAACCTGCCATTTGGGAAAAAAATAGACCAATGCTTACGATTTCCCCGAAAGATCGCCGCATTTGACCGAGCTGAAGATGAACAGACGAACGAAGTCGCCCGCTTCCGCGGCAAATAAAACGATCCTTTGTATCGGAGAAAAAGTACTCATTGGTCTACCTAACGCCCAGCCGACTTGAAGTTGCCTTCTTTGCGTTTTGTCTCCCGTTTCCTTTTTCCGAAAACAGCTATTTACTTGTGAGTAAAACGGTCATTAGCCGTTTTTGAGCAAAACGAAAAGACCTGCGTAACGTTTCGAGTCAACCCTTGTCGTCCCTCAATGGATAACAAAAAGGCCTCCTCAAACAGGCGGTCTTTAGACCTCCCTCGCTTTAGCCGACGAAGTTAGCTGACGGGTAGGATGGCGAAAGAGTTTCTCATCCCTCCCACGATTCATACGTGGGATTAACCCCTACTGATTGGGTCCTCCGTTCCCGAGTGCCTCGGGATTTGGCCATATTTGCAATTGTTGGTTACGAGTCTCATTATACGTCCGGCATAATCGGATGTTAATGTCCTATTTCGGTCTTTTTTACACGATTTTTGCATTCTTTATCCGTGTAAGCGATTTAAACCTATCAGGCCTCATCCGATCATGATATTTCATCGTTTCTCTCCCTTTTTCAATTATTTTCCCCATACCGCGAGAGCAGTCGTGCCTAATTGTTGCATCCATTCTTCCAATTGCTCGGCAGGCAATGGCTTACTACAGTAGTAGCCCTGCATTTCATCACAATGCTGCTCACGCAAAAAAGCCAGCTGAACTTCGTTTTCCACCCCCTCGGCCAGCACGTTCATTTGCAAGCTGTGCGCCATGGCTATGATCGACTTGGCGATGACGGCATCTTCGTTTTCTGTAATATCATTCACAAACGACCGATCGATCTTCAAGCGGTTAATGGGAAAATCACGCAAGTAGCTTAGCGAGGAGTAGCCTGTCCCAAAATCGTCGATGGACAGCCATATCCCCAGATTTTTCAGCTCATGTAGGATTCCGATGAACCGCGTGGCGTTTTGCATGACGGCACTTTCCGTAATCTCCAGCTCCAGGAATTGCGGCTGCATCTGCGTTTCTTGGAGCACCTGTTTGATCATGCCGACCAAATTCTCCTGCTGAAATTGGCGGGCTGATAGATTCACCGCTATACGCAGGGGAGGATAGCCTGCCTCTGCCCATGCTTTGTTTTGCTGACAAGCCGTTCGAAGCACCCATTCCCCAATGGGCATAATCAAGCCCGTCTCTTCCGCCAGAGGGATAAATTCGGCTGGCGAGACCATGCCCCATTCAGGATGCCTCCACCTAAGCAGTGCCTCCACCCCGACCACCTGATTGGTTTTACAATCGAGCTGCGGCTGATAATGCAGGCAAAACTCATTGCGCTCCAACGCCTTGCGCAACTCCTGCTCGACTGCCAGCCGTTCCGCCGCATGAAGACTCATCGTAGACGAGTACAGGTTGTACCGATTCCTCCCCTTTTCTTTGGCACTGTACATGGCGGCATCTGCATGCTTCATGAGGGTTTGCGTATCCTCCCCATCTCTCGGGAAAATACTGATCCCGATACTCGTCGTAACAATGCATTCCCGATCCTCCACCTGAAGCGGCGACTGCAAGGACGCAATGACCCGATCCGCCAACGCAATCACCTCTGTCTCGTCCGAAATCGCAGGAAAAATCATCGTAAACTCATCACCGCCCATGCGCGCCAATATGCCTGCCGAGCCGACATTTTCCTTTAATCGATGAGAGAGCGACTGGAGCAAGCAGTCCCCGAAATAGTGCCCCAAGGAGTCGTTGATGTATTTAAAACGATCCAAATCAAAAAACAGGATCGCCATCATCTGCCCTTGCTGCTTCGCCTGGGATAGCGCAATCGTCAGCTCCGCCTCGAAAAGTCGACGGTTCGGCAAGTCAGTCAGCGCATCGTGGTACGCCATGTGATTGATCGTCTGCTCTGCCTGCCTGCGATCTGTCACGTCGCGGATAATGCCTCGCAGCCCCGTGACACCTCCCGATTTTTCGCTGATTTTCACAATGGAGCCCTCCACTAAGCGCCTCTGACCGTCACGCTGGACAAACGCCCAGTCAATTTGCTGGACAGGCGTCCCGGTATGCGACACCCACCGAAACGCGTGCTTTAGCTTCAGGACATCTTGCTTGCCCACGTACTCCTGATAGCTTGCTCCCAACAACTCATGCGCAGGTGCGCCAAGTATTTCAGAGAGTGCAGGATTCACAGCGAGAAACCGACCTCGCTCGTCCAATTCGTAATAACCGTCTTTGATGCTCTCCAATATCGAGCGAATCTTCCTTTCCTCGTTCTCCCAATACGTTTGTTCCAGCTGATGCGTATCACGGGCGTACCTCAGGGCCATTCGATAGCAGATAGCCATGATGATCAAGATAGGCACTAACCCGGCCAGCCATACACCTCCTCGCGTTTCCTCCGTCAAGAAG
This genomic stretch from Brevibacillus sp. DP1.3A harbors:
- the kdpF gene encoding K(+)-transporting ATPase subunit F; the encoded protein is MIWLLLIVAGLAMYLCHALIYPEKY
- the kdpA gene encoding potassium-transporting ATPase subunit KdpA, whose product is MDFIQIALVLVVLFVLAIPMGKYLARSFSLETTRLDRVFGGLEKAIYKLSGIRVADMTWKQYAMAVLVSNISMVAIAYLLLRLQGMLPGNPSGIAAMEPLLSFNTAVSFLTNTNLQHYSGESGLSYLSQMLVIIYLMFTTPATGIAVVMAFMRGLTGQRSIGNYYVDLVRAHTRVLIPLAIVVTLLLVSQGVPQTMEPTATATTISGTEQQIARGPVASLVSIKHLGTNGGGFFGVNSAHPFENPTPLTNVIEILSMFLIPAALPFAFGFMAKSRKQGWVIFGAMFVMFLAFLITAYANEVSGNPALERAGLSQQMGSMEGKEVRFGIAQSALFTAVTTAATTGTVNNMHDTLTPLGGLVPLGEMMLNCVFGGDGVGTINILMYAILAVFLAGLMVGRTPEFLGRKIEGKEMKLIAIAILVHPLIILAPTAIALATEMGSSAVSNPGFHGISQVLYEYTSSAANNGSGFEGLGDNTPFWNISTGLVMLFGRYVSIITMLAVAGSLLAKTPVPETMGTLRTDNSVFTVILIATVVIVGALTFLPVLALGPIAEWLTIR
- the kdpB gene encoding potassium-transporting ATPase subunit KdpB — its product is MSRTRTVALPKDLYQRAFVESFKKLDPRVMMKNPVMFVVEIGFFITLLLTFVPNLFGGASDPFYNGVVSFILFVTILFANFAEALAEGRGKAQAESLKKTKQDTQAKKVGKDGRIQVVSSTELRKGDLVIVEAGELIPSDGEIVEGVASVDESAITGESAPVIKEAGGDFSSVTGGTRVVSDRIRVRVTTDPGESFLDRMISLVEGAKRQKTPNEIALNTLLVSLTLIFLIVCTTLQPIANYVNAAIPVATLIALLVCLIPTTIGGLLSAIGIAGMDRVTQFNVIAMSGKAVEASGDINTIILDKTGTITHGNRMAAEFVTVGNSKSTELNRVAAQSSVHDETPEGRSVVELAKKQGLAPAELELPGSEGVEFRAETRMSGTNLASGVLIRKGAVDAIKKYVAEQGGNIPADLDEKANRIATAGGTPLAVVEGNTILGLIYLKDTVKPGMRERFEELRRMGIRTVMCTGDNPLTAATIAREAGVDDFVAEAKPEDKIALIRKEQAAGKLVAMTGDGTNDAPALAQADVGLAMNTGTVAAKEAANMVDLDSDPTKIIEVVAIGKQLLMTRGALTTFSIANDVAKYFAIIPAMFMLAIPQMSALNIMGLATPQSAILSALIFNAIIIPILIPLAMKGVKYTPMSATKLLSRNLVIYGLGGIIVPFVGIKLIDLILVGLNLV
- the kdpC gene encoding potassium-transporting ATPase subunit KdpC, producing MILKNLRLSLVLLLICGIAYPLAMTGVAQVIMPAQASGSLITDASGKVVGSELIGQTFTDPKYFWGRISSIDNNASGSGSNNYAPSNPALIERTQKDIAAFLAANPGVKQEDIPADLLTNSASGLDPHISPKAAQIQVERVAKARNLEPVQLQALIEANTVGRSLGVFGEPRVNVAKLNLALDELKK
- a CDS encoding bifunctional diguanylate cyclase/phosphodiesterase, whose product is MGLWLEQQRIERQKQMALKLAAAVAALMLVIILLLLFLTEETRGGVWLAGLVPILIIMAICYRMALRYARDTHQLEQTYWENEERKIRSILESIKDGYYELDERGRFLAVNPALSEILGAPAHELLGASYQEYVGKQDVLKLKHAFRWVSHTGTPVQQIDWAFVQRDGQRRLVEGSIVKISEKSGGVTGLRGIIRDVTDRRQAEQTINHMAYHDALTDLPNRRLFEAELTIALSQAKQQGQMMAILFFDLDRFKYINDSLGHYFGDCLLQSLSHRLKENVGSAGILARMGGDEFTMIFPAISDETEVIALADRVIASLQSPLQVEDRECIVTTSIGISIFPRDGEDTQTLMKHADAAMYSAKEKGRNRYNLYSSTMSLHAAERLAVEQELRKALERNEFCLHYQPQLDCKTNQVVGVEALLRWRHPEWGMVSPAEFIPLAEETGLIMPIGEWVLRTACQQNKAWAEAGYPPLRIAVNLSARQFQQENLVGMIKQVLQETQMQPQFLELEITESAVMQNATRFIGILHELKNLGIWLSIDDFGTGYSSLSYLRDFPINRLKIDRSFVNDITENEDAVIAKSIIAMAHSLQMNVLAEGVENEVQLAFLREQHCDEMQGYYCSKPLPAEQLEEWMQQLGTTALAVWGK